The genomic window TTAATTTTAGGTAATTTTATATTTTTATTTCCTGATATATTTTTTGATATTACCAAAGTAGTTGCTACTATATTCGTATGGAAAATGCTTCTCGTGAAAAAAGGGATAATCAAAATAAATTCTAGCAAGAATAGATCTAAAAAGTATAGATAATTTTTTAAAGTGACACCAAAAGGTGTCATCTTTTGTTTAAAATTAAAAAAGGATTAATATTTATAATTTGTATTATAATTATCTATAAAAATAATCACACTTCTGAATTTAAAAATAGAGTATAATTTATATGGGTGATTATTATGAAAATTCTTAATCCAGAACTGTTAGAAAAATACATTGCAGTCGAAAAAGATTCTAAAATAAAAATTAAGTTGCTATGTTTAAATACTATTTGTAATGGAATGAAAGTCGTAGATGCTGCTGATACTTTTAAAGTCCCAAGACGAACCATCTATGATTGGTATCATTATTGGAACGAAGATGGATATGACGGTTTAGTCCCTACAAAACAAACAGGTAGGCCATCTAAACTGACTCCACGTGAATTTGAAGAATTAAAACAAATCTTGATAGAAAAACAAATTTTCACCACAAAAGATGTTAAAATTTTAATACAAGAAATGTTTGGAGTTAATTATTGTTTCGATCATGTCGCAAGAATTTTGAAAGAAAAATTCAAATTCCATCATAAGAAACCATATATTTTGTCAAGTAAAAGACCTGTCGAAGCAGAGAGTATTCTTTATCAAAGACTCAGTGAAGCAATAGGAATTCTTAGAAAAGATCCTAATTTTGACATTAAAAAGCTTGCTATAGGATTTTTAGATGAAAGCAGCTCTCAAAATAATCCAAATACTGTAAGGTTTTGGAGTTCTGTAAACAATCCAACAATAATTAAAAACACCGAGAAACTAAAAGTGAGTACAATAGGATTTTATGCTATTGTGGGTAACAGCACTGCAAAAAGCATACCAGATTCCAAGAAAAAAACATTAAGTGAATTTTTGAATGAAATCAGCGATGCAAATATGGAATATGAGTATATAATAGTAATTTTGGATAATTTCAAAAGTCACCATAGTAATATGTTTTTATCAAAAGCAAAAGAATTAAATATTAATGCGGTATATTTACCGCCATATTCTCCAGACTTAAACCCTATAGAATACATCTGGAAAAGTGTAAAAAGAGTATTATCTGAAAAAAATTTTGAGTCTAGATAGATTAAAAGCAACAGTAGTAGAAATTTTCAAGGATTTTTCATTGAGTTTAAGCTATGCAAAAAGTTGGATAGAAAAATTTTTAATAAACTCAAAATTATTTTTGAGCGAAAATTAAAGTCTATAATTATAATATTGTTATGAAATAAATATTATTATATAAAATAGACTTAACGATGGGGTAGTCTCCTAAAACCAATATTTTGATAAAAAAATACTAGTCCTGCGTTCTTCTCGGGTAAAATAACAAGAAAATCATTGACAAAGAGTCTCAAATAGTCTATATTATTATGGTAAAAATGTCTAAGTGACGGAATGGTAGACGCAGGGGGACTCAAAATGCCGCGTTTCACAATTGAAATTTCAAATGAATACAATATATGAAGTTTACAAAGGGAGTAGCTGACTTTAATCGGTTATTCCCATTTTTTATTTTTTGCCTTGGCAACATCTCTAGGGTGCTTTAATATTAGGTTAAGTTACAACCC from uncultured Ilyobacter sp. includes these protein-coding regions:
- a CDS encoding IS630 family transposase, whose translation is MKILNPELLEKYIAVEKDSKIKIKLLCLNTICNGMKVVDAADTFKVPRRTIYDWYHYWNEDGYDGLVPTKQTGRPSKLTPREFEELKQILIEKQIFTTKDVKILIQEMFGVNYCFDHVARILKEKFKFHHKKPYILSSKRPVEAESILYQRLSEAIGILRKDPNFDIKKLAIGFLDESSSQNNPNTVRFWSSVNNPTIIKNTEKLKVSTIGFYAIVGNSTAKSIPDSKKKTLSEFLNEISDANMEYEYIIVILDNFKSHHSNMFLSKAKELNINAVYLPPYSPDLNPIEYIWKSVKRVLSEKNFESR